One segment of Candidatus Krumholzibacteriota bacterium DNA contains the following:
- a CDS encoding DNA polymerase IV produces the protein MPRQIFHINTDDFYASAMRLRDPQLKGRPVIISGPAPRGIVLSASYEARGEGVERGMSVAEAKRLCSAGRFLPPDWRFFGKVSKGIFGVLERYSPVVEVVSLDEGYLDYTGCARVFGDALDMGSRIRREVFADTGLDISLGIASSRLVSHVASRSAKRANMIDVYPGCERRFLAPVDIGRFPIVAAKDIPVLRELGIFRVGDILRFPEELFSLCFGRWGVRLYRGAAGEDPSRVRRGKREDERFRAEQLLQPDLTDTGAIMAALYRLSERLGESLRSERSLARSVRVDIRYADSVVASGVRRLEGETSDDLRVFDSARAIFDRLFVRRVRLRWVSIAVPGYGPEPLQIGLFYERSTVTEKRRKILSVLDTLRGSFPEGVAPVFGRAIEAGDRSLTGKAADFTA, from the coding sequence ATGCCGCGGCAGATATTCCATATAAATACGGATGATTTCTATGCTTCGGCTATGAGGCTGCGCGATCCGCAGCTGAAGGGAAGGCCCGTGATCATATCAGGTCCCGCGCCGCGCGGTATCGTCCTCTCTGCTTCGTACGAGGCGAGGGGTGAAGGCGTCGAAAGGGGGATGAGCGTCGCGGAGGCGAAGAGGCTCTGTTCTGCGGGGCGGTTCCTTCCGCCCGACTGGAGGTTCTTCGGCAAAGTGTCGAAAGGTATATTCGGCGTTCTGGAACGGTACAGCCCCGTTGTCGAAGTCGTATCCCTCGACGAGGGATATCTCGATTATACGGGGTGCGCACGCGTATTCGGCGATGCGCTCGATATGGGTAGCAGGATAAGGAGGGAGGTCTTCGCCGATACCGGGCTTGATATATCGCTCGGGATAGCGTCGAGCAGGCTTGTCAGCCATGTAGCGTCGCGAAGCGCTAAGCGGGCGAATATGATAGATGTATACCCCGGATGCGAACGAAGGTTCCTCGCGCCGGTGGATATCGGACGGTTCCCGATCGTCGCGGCGAAAGATATACCGGTTTTGCGCGAACTCGGGATATTCAGGGTGGGAGATATCCTGCGTTTTCCCGAAGAGCTTTTTTCCCTCTGTTTTGGCCGGTGGGGTGTCAGGCTCTATCGCGGGGCGGCCGGCGAGGATCCCAGCAGGGTCAGGAGGGGAAAGAGGGAGGACGAAAGGTTCAGGGCCGAGCAGCTGTTGCAGCCCGATCTTACAGATACCGGAGCGATTATGGCGGCACTTTACCGGCTGTCGGAAAGACTCGGGGAGAGCCTCAGGTCGGAAAGGTCGCTCGCCCGGTCGGTCAGGGTAGATATCCGCTATGCCGATTCCGTCGTGGCATCGGGAGTCAGGCGGCTGGAGGGCGAGACATCCGATGATCTTCGCGTTTTCGATTCGGCCCGCGCGATCTTTGACCGCCTTTTTGTCAGGAGGGTGCGCCTCCGGTGGGTCTCGATAGCTGTTCCAGGGTACGGCCCCGAACCTCTTCAGATCGGGCTTTTTTATGAAAGATCTACGGTTACCGAAAAACGAAGGAAGATACTCTCCGTCCTCGACACTCTTCGCGGCAGCTTTCCCGAAGGGGTCGCGCCGGTATTCGGGAGGGCGATCGAGGCAGGCGATCGATCCCTGACAGGAAAGGCAGCGGATTTCACCGCGTGA
- the folE gene encoding GTP cyclohydrolase I FolE — MEEYVRGILRSIGEDPEREGLKRTPERVSESLKFLTSGYHEDIGKIMGSSVFEEEHDEMIIARDISLYSLCEHHMLPFFGKCHVAYIPKGRIIGLSKIPRIVEVFSMRLQVQERLTNQIAKTLMEHLKPYGVAVTIEAVHLCMAMRGVRKRDALIITSSMLGAFRSDPKTRMEFLNLIKGNDRHKW, encoded by the coding sequence ATGGAAGAATACGTTCGCGGAATACTGAGATCCATAGGTGAAGACCCCGAAAGAGAGGGATTGAAGAGGACGCCGGAGAGAGTAAGTGAATCGCTTAAATTTCTGACGAGTGGCTATCATGAGGATATCGGAAAGATCATGGGAAGCTCCGTCTTCGAGGAAGAGCATGACGAGATGATTATCGCCAGGGATATAAGTCTGTACAGTCTCTGTGAACATCACATGCTTCCTTTCTTCGGCAAATGCCACGTGGCCTATATTCCGAAAGGCAGGATAATCGGCCTTTCAAAGATTCCGAGGATCGTAGAGGTCTTTTCGATGAGGCTGCAGGTGCAGGAGCGGCTTACCAACCAGATCGCGAAGACGCTGATGGAACATCTGAAGCCTTACGGAGTCGCCGTAACGATCGAGGCGGTGCATCTCTGCATGGCGATGAGAGGCGTCAGAAAACGCGATGCCCTTATAATAACGAGTTCGATGCTCGGCGCCTTTCGCAGCGATCCTAAGACCCGTATGGAATTCCTCAACCTCATTAAAGGTAACGACCGGCATAAATGGTAG
- a CDS encoding response regulator, with translation MEHKSANILLVEDNKMDIELTLNAFRDAKLINRIEVARNGREALDLLNGEGQYAGKEIFTPDIILLDLKMPGIDGHEVLKTIKNTRELKKIPVIILTSSKEEGDREMSYDNGANSYLVKPVSFEGFIKVARMVGDYWVSLNVGPTINRSPGSAGEIKLG, from the coding sequence ATGGAACACAAGTCTGCCAATATACTGCTGGTAGAGGACAACAAGATGGACATCGAGCTGACGCTCAACGCTTTCAGGGACGCGAAGCTTATCAACAGGATAGAAGTGGCGAGAAATGGCAGGGAGGCTCTTGACCTTCTTAATGGTGAGGGGCAATATGCCGGCAAGGAGATCTTTACGCCCGACATCATACTGCTCGATCTCAAGATGCCGGGAATAGACGGGCATGAAGTACTCAAGACGATCAAGAATACGCGTGAACTTAAAAAGATCCCCGTTATAATCCTTACGTCCTCGAAAGAGGAGGGGGACAGGGAGATGAGCTACGATAATGGAGCTAACAGTTACCTTGTCAAACCTGTATCGTTCGAGGGTTTTATCAAGGTCGCCAGGATGGTCGGGGATTACTGGGTATCTCTAAATGTCGGGCCTACGATAAACAGATCCCCGGGTTCTGCCGGGGAGATCAAGCTGGGATAG
- the lexA gene encoding transcriptional repressor LexA translates to MVYLTRRQKEILDFIEAFQGENGYAPSLEEIAAHFGLSAVSTVHEHLSNLSAKGMLMRGSNRARSIEPVVSKKRQGSSTEVMLAGTVAAGSPIEALEVPETVALPPGLAGRAETFALRVRGLSMTGDGILDGDMIIVEKVERVSNGTLAVALIDGSEATVKRFYQRGAVVTLRPSNPDMDDIVLSASRVEIMGRVTGLIRDYRQG, encoded by the coding sequence ATGGTCTACCTTACAAGACGTCAGAAGGAGATACTCGATTTTATAGAGGCGTTCCAGGGAGAAAATGGCTACGCCCCGTCGCTCGAAGAGATAGCGGCTCATTTCGGACTCTCGGCGGTCAGTACGGTCCACGAGCACCTTTCCAACCTTTCCGCCAAGGGGATGCTCATGCGCGGATCTAACAGGGCGAGGTCGATAGAGCCGGTTGTCAGCAAAAAAAGGCAGGGTTCTTCGACCGAAGTGATGCTTGCCGGGACTGTCGCCGCCGGTTCACCGATAGAAGCGCTTGAGGTTCCCGAGACAGTTGCCCTCCCTCCCGGTCTTGCAGGCAGGGCGGAGACCTTTGCGCTGAGGGTCAGGGGGCTTTCGATGACTGGCGACGGGATACTCGACGGCGATATGATAATCGTGGAAAAGGTAGAGAGGGTCAGCAACGGAACGCTTGCCGTCGCTCTGATAGATGGAAGCGAGGCGACCGTGAAGAGATTCTATCAGCGCGGCGCCGTGGTAACGCTGAGACCTTCCAATCCTGATATGGATGATATCGTCCTTTCCGCCTCGAGAGTGGAGATAATGGGACGGGTGACGGGGCTTATCCGCGATTACAGGCAGGGTTGA
- a CDS encoding OFA family MFS transporter: MSDEKVMNRWLVVIGAVLIQLCLGAIYAWSVFTKQITAADGIYRFSAQQAAWVFSAGLATFAVVMVIAGRLQAKLGPRPIAVAGGIVLGLGYILGGFLGSSFIMQLLCIGIIGGAGIGLAYVVPIAVGVKWFPDKKGMIAGLAVAGFGFGATLWVKLAGSWFGGLLNTTSLFGLPGVQSVFFIYGVVFLIFVLLGSIVMKNPPEGYRPQGWEPPAAGSTAKATGAVELTSGEMLKTPQFYFIWLMFVGSGLAGLMVIYCIRLFGVDALQASGAATDAKVAGMIAGTAMAWYAILNGLGRIVWGTVSDKIGRKIALFMMCLFQGIIMLLFFKMGHSRIGLILGACIIGFNFGGNFALFPAATADFFGNKNVGTNYGWVFLAYGVAGIAGPQIAGYFKDAAKGGDVSAWMTPFLVAGISCLVAAVIGLLLKAPKRHAA; this comes from the coding sequence ATGAGTGACGAGAAGGTGATGAACCGATGGCTGGTAGTCATCGGCGCCGTACTGATTCAGCTCTGTCTCGGCGCGATCTACGCGTGGAGCGTCTTTACAAAGCAGATCACCGCTGCTGACGGTATCTACCGGTTCAGCGCCCAGCAGGCAGCCTGGGTATTTTCCGCCGGCCTTGCTACCTTTGCGGTAGTCATGGTCATAGCGGGCAGGCTCCAGGCGAAGCTTGGCCCAAGGCCGATAGCCGTCGCGGGCGGGATCGTTCTCGGGCTGGGGTATATACTTGGCGGATTTCTTGGAAGCAGCTTCATAATGCAGCTTCTCTGTATCGGGATCATCGGCGGAGCGGGAATAGGTCTCGCGTATGTCGTACCGATCGCTGTCGGAGTAAAGTGGTTTCCCGACAAAAAGGGAATGATCGCGGGTCTTGCTGTCGCCGGATTCGGGTTCGGCGCGACTCTGTGGGTCAAGCTTGCCGGATCATGGTTCGGTGGGCTCCTCAATACGACAAGTCTTTTCGGGCTTCCGGGCGTGCAGAGCGTTTTCTTCATATATGGAGTAGTCTTCTTAATCTTTGTGCTTCTCGGGAGTATCGTCATGAAGAATCCCCCGGAAGGATACAGGCCGCAGGGGTGGGAACCGCCGGCGGCGGGAAGTACCGCTAAAGCTACAGGCGCCGTCGAACTAACCAGCGGTGAGATGCTGAAGACTCCCCAATTCTATTTTATCTGGCTTATGTTCGTTGGATCGGGCCTCGCGGGACTTATGGTCATCTACTGCATCAGGCTCTTTGGAGTAGACGCGCTTCAGGCTTCGGGAGCGGCGACCGATGCCAAGGTCGCCGGCATGATAGCCGGTACGGCGATGGCGTGGTACGCGATCCTTAATGGCCTGGGAAGGATCGTCTGGGGGACGGTATCGGACAAGATCGGGCGCAAAATCGCTCTTTTCATGATGTGCCTCTTCCAGGGGATCATTATGCTCCTTTTCTTCAAGATGGGTCACTCCCGGATCGGCCTGATACTGGGAGCATGTATCATAGGATTCAATTTCGGCGGGAATTTCGCGCTCTTCCCGGCCGCCACTGCCGATTTCTTCGGAAACAAGAATGTGGGCACGAACTATGGATGGGTATTCCTCGCGTACGGTGTGGCGGGAATAGCAGGTCCGCAGATCGCCGGGTATTTCAAGGATGCCGCGAAGGGTGGAGATGTAAGCGCGTGGATGACTCCATTCCTTGTGGCGGGAATCTCCTGCCTGGTGGCTGCCGTCATCGGGCTTCTGCTCAAGGCTCCGAAGAGGCATGCCGCTTAG
- a CDS encoding response regulator, whose product MINGNVELLLMDIGKGDPLRNEINEIRSASLSAAKLTKQLLAFSRKQPVHMKVLDFATLLDGSRSMLERVLREDIIISLEVKVSGGYVLADSSFLEQIILNMAINSRDAMPEGGTLTFLLDRIVADEQFVSGGVLISPGEYIRLRISDTGTGMTDDCREKIFEPFFTTKTKEKGSGLGLSSVYGMVKQMKGFVTVDSKVGEGAVFSVFLPAVDGMPEKKDAPGRHRRDKVENATLLVVEDDPAVLQFLQRILTRQGYKVLTAIDADSAFERSRSYEKAIDIVITDIVLPGMNGIDLVKKLKKTRQTVRELFISGYFQEEEEGDTLLVPGVNLLQKPFESADLIRIIDQLLSYRDSP is encoded by the coding sequence GTGATAAATGGAAATGTCGAACTGCTTCTGATGGATATAGGGAAAGGGGATCCCCTGCGCAATGAGATAAACGAGATCCGTTCGGCAAGTCTCAGCGCTGCGAAGTTGACGAAGCAGCTTCTCGCCTTCAGCAGAAAACAACCAGTTCACATGAAGGTCCTTGATTTTGCAACGTTACTCGATGGGTCGAGAAGCATGCTCGAAAGGGTCCTGCGGGAGGATATAATCATATCATTGGAGGTCAAGGTCTCCGGCGGATACGTACTGGCAGATTCGTCCTTTCTTGAACAGATAATCCTCAATATGGCGATCAACTCGCGCGACGCGATGCCTGAGGGCGGTACTCTTACATTCCTGCTCGACAGGATCGTTGCTGACGAACAGTTTGTCTCCGGCGGGGTCCTGATAAGCCCCGGGGAATACATACGGCTCAGGATCAGCGATACCGGGACGGGAATGACCGATGACTGCAGGGAGAAGATATTCGAACCGTTTTTCACGACTAAAACCAAAGAGAAAGGATCCGGTCTGGGGCTTTCAAGCGTATACGGAATGGTCAAACAGATGAAGGGGTTCGTTACCGTCGACAGCAAGGTAGGTGAGGGCGCGGTCTTCAGCGTATTTCTGCCCGCCGTCGATGGGATGCCGGAAAAAAAGGATGCGCCTGGCCGCCATAGACGGGATAAGGTAGAGAATGCGACTCTCCTTGTCGTTGAGGATGATCCGGCGGTTCTCCAGTTTCTCCAGAGAATACTGACAAGGCAAGGATACAAGGTATTGACCGCGATTGATGCCGATTCGGCTTTTGAAAGGTCCAGGTCGTACGAAAAAGCGATAGATATTGTGATAACGGATATCGTACTGCCAGGGATGAATGGAATAGACCTTGTTAAAAAACTTAAAAAGACAAGACAGACTGTCAGGGAACTTTTCATCTCTGGATATTTTCAGGAAGAGGAGGAAGGTGATACGCTTTTGGTCCCGGGAGTAAACCTTCTTCAGAAACCTTTTGAGAGCGCGGATCTGATAAGGATCATCGACCAGCTCCTTTCATACCGGGATTCTCCATAA
- a CDS encoding GHKL domain-containing protein yields MEGFPKISGDRSFLVQVLINLLVNALTYTRQGVDPVIGITHQTEGTDLVVTIADNGIGIEKEYLARVFEVFQRLHNQEEYPGTGIGLAIVRKTVEMHGGKVHIESVPGEGSRVIIRFPLLPESVGQEEG; encoded by the coding sequence ATGGAGGGATTTCCGAAGATCAGCGGCGACAGGTCATTCCTCGTCCAGGTCCTGATCAATCTCCTCGTCAACGCACTGACCTATACCAGGCAGGGAGTAGATCCCGTAATCGGCATAACTCATCAGACGGAAGGAACAGATCTTGTAGTGACAATCGCCGATAACGGGATAGGTATCGAGAAGGAATATCTTGCCAGGGTCTTCGAAGTATTCCAGAGGCTTCATAACCAGGAAGAATATCCAGGCACCGGGATAGGCCTTGCGATAGTGAGAAAGACAGTGGAGATGCATGGTGGAAAGGTCCATATAGAATCTGTCCCGGGCGAAGGCAGCAGAGTGATCATCCGTTTTCCGCTGCTGCCGGAATCTGTTGGACAGGAGGAGGGTTGA
- a CDS encoding PAS domain S-box protein — MSDKLRIIYVDDYKLDRELVRDALRSEGDSFSLLEASSKAEFEKLWARGRCDLVLTDFNISGWEGLQVLSLVHKTDPSIPVIIVTGTGSEEIAVEAMKLGAADYVIKTPRHIRKLPQAIRAAIDKNRAEQEKMEALSELRSSEEMHRRMIEGLHEGIWVIDADARTTYANPAMAAMLGYERSEMTGMHLFSFMDESEIEKCSENLNRRKEGIPEQHEFRFRKKDGGSLFVLLDTNPMLGDNGEYLGAIAGVIDITERKELQADLLQARKMEAVGLLAGGSPMISTTCLQ, encoded by the coding sequence ATGAGCGATAAGCTAAGAATAATCTACGTTGACGACTACAAGCTTGACAGGGAACTGGTAAGGGACGCGCTCCGATCTGAAGGAGACTCATTCTCCCTTCTTGAAGCCTCTTCGAAAGCAGAATTCGAGAAGTTATGGGCGCGGGGAAGATGCGACCTTGTCCTCACCGATTTTAATATCAGCGGTTGGGAGGGCCTGCAGGTGCTTTCCCTCGTCCATAAGACCGATCCATCGATCCCTGTCATAATCGTCACCGGGACCGGGTCTGAAGAGATAGCAGTGGAGGCGATGAAACTCGGAGCGGCCGATTATGTAATAAAGACTCCGCGGCATATCAGGAAACTCCCGCAGGCGATCAGGGCAGCGATCGATAAAAATAGAGCGGAACAGGAGAAGATGGAGGCTCTCAGTGAACTGCGTTCGAGCGAAGAGATGCACCGGCGGATGATCGAAGGGCTGCACGAGGGGATATGGGTGATCGACGCCGATGCCCGTACCACATACGCCAATCCAGCCATGGCGGCGATGCTCGGGTACGAAAGATCCGAAATGACAGGGATGCATCTCTTCTCTTTCATGGATGAATCAGAGATCGAAAAATGCAGCGAGAATCTCAACAGGAGAAAAGAAGGTATTCCGGAGCAGCACGAATTCAGGTTCAGGAAGAAGGATGGAGGATCCCTTTTTGTATTGCTCGATACGAATCCGATGCTCGGTGATAATGGAGAATATCTCGGAGCGATCGCGGGGGTTATAGATATAACAGAGAGAAAGGAACTTCAAGCCGATCTTCTGCAGGCCCGGAAGATGGAAGCAGTCGGGCTCCTCGCGGGGGGATCGCCCATGATTTCAACAACCTGCTTACAGTGA